The genomic DNA GTCGACTACAACGGCCTTCAGATCGACGGAAAACTCTCCGAGGTCTGCTCCCCGGAGCCCATCGCGCCGAAATTCAAGGCGTTCAACTGGAACGTGATCGAGATCTGCGCCCACGACTTTGACGAGATCGAAGACGCGTTCAAAAAGGCGCTCAAACACAAAGGCGAGCCGACCGTGATCGTCGCGCACAGCGTCAAAGGGCGGTGCGTCTCGTATATGGAAAATCTCGCGAAATGGCACGGCACCGCGCCGAACGCGCAGGAATACGAACAGGCGATGACCGAATTAAAAGCGCAGCTCGCGGCTTTGTGAGGGAAAGTTTGAAAGAGCTTCTTTCAAACTCATGTTTTGCCCTTTTGCGCCAAAGTACGGCGCAAATTTGATCAGTCAAACCGGACAAAACAACGATATCATACAGAAGGATGGTAAAAATAGATGGCGGATGTGATTAAAAAGGCGACCAGAGAGTCTTACGGCGACGCGCTCGTGGAACTCGGAGCAAAATACCCGAATCTCGTCGTGCTCGACGCGGACCTCGCCGAGGCGACCAAGACCATTAAATTTAAAAAGGCGTTCCCCGACCGCTTCTTCGACTGCGGCATCGCAGAGGGCAATATGATGTCGGTCGCGGCGGGACTTTCCACGACCGGATTGGTTCCGTTCGCCTCGACGTTCGCGATGTTCGCGGCGGGCAGAGCGTTCGAGCAGGTGCGCAACAGCATCGGCTATCCGCATATGAACGTCAAAATCGGCGCGACCCACGCCGGCATTTCCGTCGGCGAAGACGGCCCGACCCACCAGTGCAACGAAGATATCGGCCTGATGCGGACGATTCCCGGCATGACCGTGATCAGCCCGGCGGACGACGCCGAAGCCAAAGCGGCGGTCGAGGCGGCGCTTCTCTTTAACGGCCCGGTCTATCTGCGGTTTTCGCGGTTCGGGGCGCCGGTGTTCAACGACCCCGCGACTTATAAGTTTGAGATGGGCAAGGGCGTCGTGCTTGCCGACGGCAAGGACGTCACGATCGTGGCGACCGGTCTGATGGTCGGCGAGGCGCTCGCCGCCCGCGAGCTTTTGAAAGCCGACGGCATCGACGCGGCGGTCATCAACATCCACACGATCAAGCCGATCGACGGCGAACTGCTCGCGAAATATGCCGTGAAGACCGGCTGCATCCTGACCGCGGAGGAACACAGCGTCATCGGCGGACTCGGCAGCGCGGTTCTGGACGCGATCTGCCAGAAACCCGTTCCGGTGCTCAAACTCGGCGTCAACGACCAGTTCGGGACTTCGGGCCCGGCCGGAGATTTGTTAAAGTTATTCGGTCTCTGCGCGGACAACATCGCCGCGATGGCCAAAAAGGCAATTGCGCTGAAATAAGAGGAGTTAAGCCGCGGGGGAGTGATTCCCCGCGGTTTTTAATTTGATCCGTCATTGTGAGCGAAGCGCGGCAATCCAGTAGGGGCGATTCGTAATCGCCCGTTGTTTCGATTTGATATACGGGCGATTCGTAATCGCCCGTTGTTTNNNNNNNNNNNNNNNNNNNNNNNNNNNNNNNNNNNNNNNNNNNNNNNNNNNNNNNNNNNNNNNNNNNNNNNNNNNNNNNNNNNNNNNNNNNNNNNNNNNNGGGCGATTCGTAATCGCCCGTTGTTTCGATTTGATATACGGGCGATTAAGAATCGCCCCTACACTTCGTCGTGCATCCTCGAAAAGATGAGTAGCGTCCCTATACTTAATAAAAAGGAGAAAATCAATATGGATAAGATTTTTTCAATCCTAGCGGTGTTTCCCGCGCCGGATATCGAAAAGACCGCTAAGTATTATCACGAGGTTCTGGGATTCCGGGCGGTTCCGTATTTAGAGGTAAAAGAGCCCCATATCTGCCTTTATCGCGACCGCGTGGAGATCGTCCTGACCAAGGCGAACAGCGAAAAAGTCCACCCGAACCGGGAGCTCTACGGTTACGGGGAAGACGCTTATCTGATCACCGACCATCAGGAGGAATTGCAAAAAGAATTTATCGGCAAAGGAGCCAAAATCGTCCGACCGCTCCATGTGACCGATTACAACAACAAAGAATTTGTACTCGAAGATATCGACGGGCGGTGGATTGTCTTCGGGATGAAATAAAAGTGACGGGTTTCGACACAACAGTCATGGTACGGCTCCTCGTAAAGGCGGGAGTCTTTTTCGTCATTACGAGGAACTTTAGCCCCGTGGCAATCCAGAATGGGCGATTGCGTCGGGCCGTGCCCGATATCGCCCCTACAACGCGAACAGCCGATGGCTTCCTATTTAACAAACGGCGCGTAATCCATGCGATGGGGGCGGGGACGGAATCCCACCACCACTGCAAGGCGGTAGATGAATTGCATGGCAATTCATCCGGAAGTTCGTTTACGAACTTCTTCCCCCATTCCCTTTAACAAGGGAGGCAAGATTGCGGGCGCACACGCAGATGCGCCCCTCAATGCGGACGGCCAATGCTCCCACTATATGTAATAACGAATTGTGCAAAATGATGTCGAACATGGAAAAATAATTGAAATTTTTACATTGTTTTGGTATAATATCCGTAAGCGACAAATCGCAAACCGAAGGTGCGATCAAAACAGCCGCAAAAACTTTTCGGGAGCGTAAAAATGGGCATGAACTCCGAAAAAGACGGACGCGACAGAGAATTAAACGACGTATATGCCGGAAAAAATCCCGTGGCCGAGGCACTGGCCGCAGGCATCGTTTTCGATACGGTTTTCGTCACCAGAAAAGACGGCCCTATCGCGCCTTTGATCGCGAAATGCGTGAAAGAAGGCGCGTTGATCAAAGAGGTGCATCCGTCCAAGTTGGACGCGCTTGCGGGCGGCGCGATTCACCAGGGCATCGTCGGGGTCGCCTCGAGCGCGAAACCCGCGGAACTCGACGACGTTTTCAAGGCCGCCGCGGAAAAAGGCGAGCCGGTTTTGATTTTGATCGCGGACGACATCCAGGACCCGCATAATTTGGGCGCGCTGATTCGAAGCGCCGAATGCGCGGGCGCGCACGGCGTGATCGTCCCGAAACACCGCAGCGCGATGCTCGGCGGCGTGGTCGCCAAGAGCTCGGCGGGCGCGGTTTCGCATATCCCGATCGTCAAAGTTTCGAATCTCGTGAACACGATGAAAGAGCTGAAACAGCAGGGCGTCTGGATTTACGGCGCCGATATGGACGGCGGGGATTTTTACAAGACCGACCTGACCGGCCCGAGCGCGATCGTGATCGGCTCGGAGGGCGAGGGTATCGGGCGGCTCGTCAAAGAGACCTGCGACGGAGTGATTTCCATTCCGATGAAAGGCAAGATCAATTCGCTGAACGCCTCGGTGGCGGGCGGCATTCTTTTATTTGAAGCGACGGTGCAGCGCAAAAAGAAGAGGGAGGCAGGGATGAGAGCATGAGCGAAGAAAAAGACAGAGAAAAAGAGAAAAAAACCAATAATCCCGGAGAGATGAGCGACGAGATTTTCGAGCGCATCGCCGCCGAAAAACGCCGCAAACTGAATCAGCTCATCAGCAGTTTTGAGGAGCGGGAGCGCACGAAAGGCCTCGACGAAGACACCCGTCAGACCATCCACCGCGACCTCTTCCCCGGCGAGCGCAAAAAGACCGAACGCCCGAAGCAGCACAGTTTCGAAGACGGCCAGCTGCCGCTCGACGCGCAGATGGCGCTTCCGCAGGAGGGCCTGTTCAGCGAAGATGAAGATATCAAGCTGCGCAAGCCGCAGAGCGAAACACCGCGGCCTGCGAAAAAGCCGGAGCCGCCGAAACCGTTACGCGAACCCGGGGAAGAAGAGGAAGAAGTGCGGATCTATTCACCCGCCTCCCGCACCGCGCCGCCGGAACCCTTTCAAAATCCGCCCGAGCCGCAGCCGGAACCCGGGGAAGCGGTTCAGCCCGAACCCGGGGCAGTACCGCCGGAGCAGCCGGTTCAGCCGGAACAGCCCGAACCGGAAGCCGAAAAGAGCGACAGCGCGCACGAGCTGCTCATGAAAACGCGGCGGGAAAAGATGGAGAATTTCGTGCTGGACACGACTTCCGCGCAGGATGGCGAGGCCGGCGACGATTTCGAATTCACCCAAAACTCAAAACCGGAGGAGATCGCGGCCGACCTCTCGCGCTGGACGCGCAAAAAGGCGCTGCGGGCCGCGGTCTGTTTTTTGATTTTCATCATCTCGTTTTTGATCGTCCTGTCGCCCGCACTTCCGGCGACGGCGCTGCCCTATGATCTGTCGGCGGCGAATGAGACAAACGGCGCACAAGTCATCAACCCCGGAGACGGCATCAATCCGGCCGGGTCGACGACCGTCGGCGAGGCGAACCAAAACAGCCAACCGACGGCGGCCGCGGTAAAATACGCAGTCAACGAAAACGGCCAGCAGGTCCGGGTCATCATCGGCGTGCTGCTCGCTTTGAACGTCATCATTCTGTTGTTTTCTTTCGACACGCTTTGGGGCGGCATCCTCGATTTCATCAAACTCAGCCCGACCGCCGACACCGCGGCTTCGCTCATCTGGCTGTTCACGACGGTGCAGGGCCTGATGATGATGGCGGCACCGGTGCCCGGGACCTTTGCGGCGGGCGTGTTCGGCGTATTTATGCCGTTCGCAGCGTTTGCCGCGGCGGCCGCGCACCTGACAGGTCTATTGCGCCAGGTCCGCGAGAAAAACGGATTCGATGTGATTTCCGCGCCCGGGCCGAAATATCATCTGCGTCTTCAGAATGAGGGCAATTCGGCGATTCTGCAGCGCCCGGGTGAAGAGGAGGACGCGGTCGCGGGCGTGTTCGTCAAAGCCGGATTCGCCTCGGATTATTTCTCGATGTCCGACTCCGAGGACGGCTCCGACCGGATGAATAAGATTTTGGTGCCGTCGGTGCTGATTTTCGGATTTTTGCTCGCCATCGCGGTGACCATCCTCCGGACCGGCGGATTCGCGATGTTTCTGACGGTCTGGACGGCGGTGCTCTGCGTGCTGATGCCGATTGCCTCGGGCGTCATCTGCATGCTCGGGCAGGCGCGCGCTTCGGCCGCGAACAAAAAACACGGGATCGCGATCAGCAGCCAGTGCGCGTTCGACGACGCCTACGACATGACCTCGATGCTCTTCACCGATTCGGAGATTTTCAGCCCGAAGACGATGGTGCTGAACGGAATCAAGACCTTCGCGGGAAAGCGCATGGACGAAGCGATCATCCTCGCGGCGTCGGCGGTGGAAAAGCGCGGCGGCCCCCTCAAGGATCTGTTCACCGGGATTTTATCGGAAAACGAGGGCTATCTGCTGCCGGTTGACAACGAAGCCGTCTATCAGCCCGAAAAGGGCATCGTCTGCTGGATCTCGGGCAAACGGGTCATCCTCGGTTCAAGGGAATTCATCTCGGAATATGACATCGTGCTTCCGGGCGACGATTTCGATAAAAAATTCACCAAAAAAAACCGCAGCCTGATCTATCTCGCGTTCGGCGGAGAGCTGATGGCGGTGCTGCTCGTGACTTATAAAATCGATTCCGACACGGCCCGCGCGCTGCGCGCGCTCGCGAAACAGCGCGTCCGGCTGCTCATCGACACGCGCGACCCCTGCATCAGACCTTCAATCATTTCCAAACAGCTGGGGCTTCCCGATGACTACGTCGTCATCGCCGACACCCGGGGGAAGGCGGCGCTTGAAAAAATTCTGCGCGAGCGCGGGACCCTCAAGGCGGGCGCGGTCTGCGGCGGGAGCGCGCATGACCGCATCAGGACAGTTTTAACCTGCTTTAAACTGCGCAAGTCGCTCTCGGTCGGGTTTGCCGCGCAGGCGGGGCTGACGGTGCTCGCGTTCGGCGCGCTGCTCGTCGCCGCGTTCTCTTCATCGCTCGGCTCGATGACCGTGGCGCTCGCTTCGGCGGCGCAATTAATCATCCTGCTTTTGTCGGCGCTGATCGAGTGCCTGCCGGGATATAAAAATCTCTGGTGAAACCAGAACCTGTCAACAGTTTTCGGGAATGGGCGGAAAGCTCGGAAATCGGTTGAAAAAGCTTTGAAAATATGATATACTTCCTCTCTGTGCAGGACTTTTTCGCACGGCGGCACGGTTTGGGCAAGATGACACAATCCCATCACAAATCTGTCACCGGCGCCCGATAGGATTTTTGCATCAAAGGGGACAGGCACGTTTTGCATTCGTGATAAAAAAAGGAGTAGGACTCGAAATGATTGAAGTGAACGGACTGACCAAGCGTTATGGCGAAAAGTTTGCCATCAAAGACGTCGGTTTCAAAATCGGCGAGGGTGAGATCGTCGGCCTCCTGGGCCCGAACGGCGCTGGAAAGAGCACGACGATGAACATCATGACCGGCTATCTCTCCGCAACCTCCGGCACGGTGACGGTCAACGGGTTCGATATTCGGGAAAAGCCGATTGAGGCCAAGATGAATATCGGGTATCTGCCGGAACTGCCCCCGCTTTATCCGGATATGACGGTAAAGGCCTATCTGGACTTTATTTTCGACCTCAAGCAGGTCAAGGCCAACCGCGAGGAACATATCTCGAAAATCTGCAAACTCGTCAAGATAGAAGCCGTTTATCCGCGCCTGATCAAAAACCTCTCAAAGGGGTTCAGACAGCGCGTCGGCATCGCGCAGGCGCTCATCGGAACGCCGCCGATTCTGATTCTGGACGAGCCGACCGTCGGCCTCGACCCCAAACAGATCGTCGACATCCGCGACCTGATCGCCAACCTCGGCAGAAGACATACGATTCTGGTCAGTTCGCACATCTTACATGAAATTCAGGCGGTCTGCAACCGCATCATCATCATCAATCAGGGCGAGATCGTCGCCGACGGAAAACGCGACGACATCATCCGCAAGGCCACCGAGGACGCACGCTTTACCGTCCGTGTCATCGGCCCGCGCGACGAGGTCGCGAAGACCCTCGTCAGAATCGGCGGTGTGGACAAGATCGTCGACGACGGCGTGCGCGAGAGCGGCTCGAATGACTTCATCGTCATCCCCAAGGCAAAGACGGACGTGCGCAGAGAGGTTTTTGAGCGCCTTGCCGAACGGAAATGGCCGATTGTCAGCATGGTCGGCAGCCAGCTGACCCTTGAAGACGTCTTCCTGCGGCTGACCGAAACCGATGAGACGGAATAAGCCGGGAAAGGGAAAAGAATCATGAAAGCCATCATTAAACGCGAATTCGCCTCCTATTTTGCGCATCCCGTCGGTTACCTGTTTATCGGCGTGACCTTTTTGCTGGCGTCGTTCAGCTTCTTTATCGACGTTTTCCTCTATGCCACGACCGACATCGCCCCGGTGTTCAGCACCCTGTTCAGTCTGGTGTACCTGATCGTCCCGCTGATTACGATGCGGCTGCTCTCCGAGGAAAAACGCCATAAGACCGAACAGGTGTTTTACACCTCCCCGGTCACCATGACCGAAGTCATTTTCGGCAAATTTTTCGGCGCGGGCCTGATTTACATAGCCGCCACCGCCATCGTGTTTGTCCACCAACTCGTGCTCGCCTTCTACGGGAGCCCGGACTGGGGCCTTCTGTTCTGCCGCTACATCGGTCTGATTCTGCTCGGCGGGCTGCTGATCGCCATCGGCCTTGTCGTCTCCGCGCTGACCGAGAGCCAGGCGGTCGCGGCGATCGTCGCGCTGGCGATTTCGATGGTCATGGGACAGGTCGACTCGCTGACGCAGTCTTCAAGCAGCCAGACACTGATCAAAATTACCGAGTGGATTTCGCCCGGCCATCATTTCACCGGCTTTTTCAACGGGAATTTTTCGGTCGCGGACGTTTTTTATTATCTCAGCATGACCGGATTGCTGCTCTTTGTTGCGGTCAGAATCCTCGACCGCAAGAGATGGGCATAAGGAGGACAAACCAGTGAAAACGACTGATAAAAACACCGATAAAACGGTGAAGAATTTTAAAGGATTCGGCTCGGGCAAAAAGCACGTCATCATCACCGTCGCGGTCACGGCCGTATTGCTTGTGACGCTGTTCTTCGCGCAGTCGGCGCTCGATCTGCTGTCGGCCAAATTTCATCTCCAGGTGGACATGACGGCGCAGAAGATCTTCACGATGAGCGACACGACCAAGACCTTTGTCAAAGGCATCAACAAAAAAGTCGACATCGTCGTGCTTGAAAACGAGAACTCGTTTAAATCGAATTTCCCGCAGCCGCTCGAGATCATCAAGTCCTACGCGCAGGTCAATCCGGATTATTTCACCTACAGCTATGTGGATGTGGTTTATGACCCGGCCTACCTGAACGCCTATCAGGACGAACAGATCAGCGAAGGCGACATTCTGGTCAAGTGCGGAAGCCGCTATAAGGTCGTCTCTTCCGCAGACCTCGACTATACCGCGACCGATCAGCAGACCTCCGAGCAGAGGGAATATTCGGACGTCGAAAACGCGATGAACTATGCCATCCAATATGTTCTGATGGACAAGACCTACGTCATCGGCTTCACCACCGGACACAATGAAGCGGCAAGCAGCGAGTTCGGCACCTTCCTTGAGAAAAACCTCTTTGAGATCAGAACCGTCAACCTCGCGGGCAACCCCGACCTCTCCGACGTCAACGTCATCGTCTCGCAGGGCCCGCAATATGATTTTTCCGACGAAGAACTGAAGACCCTCGACACCTTTTTGGCAAACGGCGGGAACTATGACAAGACCTTCGCTTATTTCGCCACGCTCGACAAACAAGCGACGCCGCTGCTCGACGGATTCCTCGCGGAATGGGGCCTCGCCGTCACCGACAACGTCGTTTATGAGATGAGTTCCGACCGCTATATGGAAAACCCGCTGATGGTTTACGGGCAGGTCCCGTCGACCGAGGAGACCTACGGCGAGAATTTCGCCTCTCTGACCCCGGGCACCAATTATAAACTGCTGATGCCCTATACCAGAAACATTGAATTCACTTTCACCGCGCCGTCGAAAGGCCAGATCACGACGGCCTCCCTGGTCGAGTGCACGGGCAACCCGTTCCTGACCACCGCGGAGAACGCCAAAGCCGCGACGTTTATGCCGAGAGAAGACGACCCGGGCGATACGTCCTACACGGTCGCCGCCCTCAGCACCAAGACCGTCGGAAGCGTCTCTTCCCGCGTCTGGGTGGCCGGCAGCGTCATCACGGCAAGCGATACGTTTATCAATGACGGAACGCTGGTCAACGCCAAGTATCTGCTGGAATCGTTTAAAGAGTGGACCGAGCGCGTTGTCAACGAAGTCACCATCGATCCGCTGAACCTCACGGTCGACACCTACAGCATCAGCGGCGTCGGCGAGACGGTCGTCATTTTCCTGCTCATCGTCGTTCTGCCCCCGGTCGCCGTCATCATCGCCGGCGTCACCGTGTATTCCAGAAGGAGACATCTGTGATGAAAAAGAAACCGATTCTCACCGTCGTCCTGTTGGCCGCGGTGCTGATTCTCGCGGGCGGAGGGTATTACCTGCTGCAGCGGGACGCGAACGGCACCGGCGTGAAAACGGAAGAGAAGACCTTCTCCATCGGCGTCAGCGGATATGACCAGTACAACGTTGCCAACGACATCAAGAAAATGACCATACAAAACGGCTACGGCACCTTCACGTTCACGCCCGACCCCACCGTGGACGGCGTGGAGGACAAGAGCTGGTTTTTGAATGACCTGGACAACGTCAAATCGGACGCGTACGCGGTCAACGACATCGCGCTGGCCTTTTATACCGTCACGGCCTCAAAAAGGCTCGAGGTCCCCGCGGCTGAACTCGCGAATTACGGATTTGACAAACCGGAACTCACCGTGACGCTGGATTTCGCGGACGGCAGCGTCATCACCTATTCCTTCGGCACTTCCGTCGCGCTGACGAACTCCGAGAGCGACTATCTCAGCTACGTGATGCGCAGCGGCGACGACTCGGTGTACCTCGTCGAGAATTACTATTACGAAAAGGCCTTCATCTCGCTCAAAGACGTCATGAAGACCGAGCTCTACCCGCAGCTGGAAGACGGCGTCATCATTCAGGAGCTGACGTTCGGCGGAACGGGCGGCGACGCGCTGAAAATTTTAAACAACACGGAAAATTACGTGGATTACCGGATCACCGAGCCCTTTGAGAGAACCGTGGATTCGACCGCCATCAGCGCGCTGATGGGCGAACTCGACATCATCAAGGACGACGTCACCGTTGAAATCGCCGGAACCAAAAGCATGCCCCTCTCTCCCGACACGCTCGCGATGTACGGGCTTCAGACCCCGGTCAGAACGCTGAATTTCAAATACACGGTGGAATCCACAACGGTCGGAAGCGACGGAAAACCCGTCACGACCAAAACGGACGGTCAACATACCCTCCGCCTCGGCATCGTCTACGGCAACTGCGTCTACGTCACCGTGGACGACGTCAACGCCATCTACTCGGTGCCTTACAGCGCCCTCTCCGCGGTGTATGAGGCGAGCTTCGATTCGCTGGCGGACCGCAATATTTATACCGAAAAACTCATCAACATCGATGAGATCAAGTTCGACACCTCGTTCAAGACCTTCGATTATAAACTGGTCAACTCGACGGAAGTCAACTCGGTCACTCTGAACGGCAAGAGCATCGACGTATCGGCGATCAAGTCGCTGTACACCACTTTCGCTTCGATGGCCTATTCGGAACGCGTGACCGACAAACCGTCCGCAGCGCCGTATATGACGGTCACCGTCAAGCTGACGACCGGCGGCACCGACGTGATTCAAATCATCCCTTACAACTCGCGCAAATATTTCGTCACGGTCAACGGGCAGGGCAATATGCTGATCTCCTATGAGCTCGCCGACGATCTGATGAACGCGCTCAAAGCGACCGACAAGACCTCACTCGGATAAATACAATCATCAAAAAGGGGCGGTTCGAAAGAACCGTCTCTTTTCAGTTTTAATATATCCGGGTGCCGAAGGTTCAGAGCGGTTCGCAGGGCGTTGCTTGTCAGGATCAAAGCGGTATGATACAATAGGGCGGTAAAAACAGAGCGAATGAGGAAAAACGATGACCGAGAATTTCAAAGAACACAACCGGGAAGTCAAGGAGCTTTGGAAAGCATTTTACGCGGGAAAACCCGAACGCATTCCGATGACAATCGGCGCAAGCCCCCGCTTTTTTTTGCTCAATCCCGCTTATAACACAAAAAGAATTTCGTTTCGGGAGTATTTCAACGACCCCGAGATTATGTGGAACATTCAGCTCGAGTTTGCAAAACTTACGGCGTTTCAGATTTTTTTCGACCACGAGATGGGCGTGCCCGAAAACGGGTGGGCGGTCAACGTGGATTTTCAAAACACGTTTGAGGCGCCTTGGCTCGGCTGCGGGATTCGCTATCCCGAGGACAACGTCCCTGCGACCGTCCCGTGTCTGCGTGACGGCAACAAATATGAGCTGCTCGAAAAAGGCGTGCCCGACCCGTTTTCGGGGTTGATGCGAACAGCGAAAGAATACTATGAAATTTTCCGCGAAAAGGGCGAAAAGGGTTTTGTTTACGAAGGCGCGCCGGTCTCGGTCAACCGCGTGATGGACGGCACCGACGGGCCTTTTACGATCGCCTGCAATCTGCGGGGCACCGGGGAATTCTGCGTCGATTTGTACGAGGACACCGAATACGCGCTGCAGCTGATGGGTCTGATCACCGAAGCCACGATTCAAAGAATCAAGGCGTGGCGAAAATTTGAGGGTCTGCCCGAAAAGAGCGCAGGGATCTGGTTCGCGGATGACAGCACCGCGCTTTTATCTCTTGAATGTTATAAAGAATTCGTGCTGCCGTTTCATAAAAAACTGGTCTCCGAACTCTCAACGAAAGACACCGGCAATCAGATCCATCTGTGCGGCGACGCGTCGCATCTGTTCAAGACGTATCAGGACGAACTCGGCTGCACGAAATTCGACACGGGATTTCCGGTCAATCACGGCGAGCTCGTCAAAGAGCTCGGGCCCGAGGCGGTCGTCTACGGCGGGCCGCGTATCCAGCTGCTCCAAAACGGCACCAAGGAGGCCGTCGCCGCGGAGGTGAAACGGATCATCCGGCAGGTGAAACCGCTGACCAAAAAATTCGTCCTTCGGGACGCGAACAACCTCGCGCCGCTGACCCCGCTCGAAAACGTCAAAGCCATGTATGACGCGGTCAGGGAGTATGGGAGGTTTGAATAGGAGACCGTTTTTTTAAGAGCTTTGGCCCCCGGTAAAGACGGAGATTTATTCCGTCATTGCGAGGGGCTTTACGCCCCGCGGCAATCCAGTGCGATAATCCGCTCGGCGGGGGCGGGCGATTCATAATCGCCCCTACGCTTCCGAATATGTTTCTGCTCCGCGTTTCTCTTCGCAAAAACGGGAGTTTCTTTCCGTCATTGCGAGGGGCTTTACGCCCCGCGGCAATCCGGGGTGATAATCCGCTCGGCGGGGGCGGGCGATTCATAATCGCCCCTACATTTCGTCGGCGCGGCGGCCGCGCCGACTCCCTCGCAAAGACAGGCGCGCGCGTTTTATCGCTTGTAAGGGCGAGCGCGTTATGGTATAATGGCACACGTGCAAAAGCGGGAAATCATATTGACAAAACAAGGGGAAAAGCATCACCATGAAGAATTCACGGCAAAAGGGACTGGACATTTTTAATCGGAAAAGCAACGGCGAGGGAGTCATGTGGACGGGGCATCCGAACACCGACACCGTGCCGATCTTCGCCAAAGAGTGGGGCATCGAGCCGACCCGCGAGGCGATTTACGAATACTTAAACGACGACTGCCGCTGGTTTATGGCGGACGGATATTACCATCACCCCGAGGGAAAGCCGATGCTGGACCCTTCTTTCGGCATCGACCGGGCAAAGACCCTGAGCGCGCCCGGGTGCTTCGCCGAGACCGAAACGGTCGCCGAAGTCGACCGGTACCCGTGGCCGGACGTCAAATACCTGGAGTTCGGCGAGCTTTACAAGACCATGGACAAGTATTCCGACAAGCTGGTCTTTTCGGGGATGTGGTGCTGCTTTTTTCACAACCTCTGCGATTTCATGGGCATGGAGAATTATTTTATCGCGATGTACGAGCGGCCCGAGGTGGTCGAGGCGATCACCGAGCATCTGGTCGATTTCTATATTGCCGCGAATGAGAAATTTTTCAGTGGACTCGGCGACCGCGCCGACGTGATGTTTTTCGGAAACGACTTCGGAACCCAGCTCGATCTGTTTTTGTCGCTCGAACAATTCCGCAGGTTTTTGCTGCCGTCGTTCAAGCGGCTCATCGCGGTCGGCAAGAAATACAACAAAAAAGTGATGCTGCACTCCTGCGGCTCGATTTACCGCATCATCCCGGATCTCATCGACGCGGGGGTGGATGCGCTGCACCCGATCCAGGCGAAAGCCGCGGGCATGAGCGCGCAGGATTTGAGCCAATATAAAAACGATCTCGCGTTTGTCGGCGGGATCGATGCGCAGTCGTTATTCGTGAACGGCACGCCGGAGGATATCCGCAATGAAGTCAAACGGGTGCGCGGCCTGCTCGGGCCGAACATCATCATCTCCCCGAGCCACGAGGAGATCTTGCCGAACGTTCCGGCCGCGAATATATTGGCTATGGCGGAAGCCGCACACAAAGCGGAGTAGACGTTTTGTAGGGCGCAAGGCATCACGAGCTGCGAGTCCGCACGGGCTACGGCCCGCCTGACGCGCCGCGTTGGGACGAAGTGAAGAGTGAATAAGAAAGACAAAAGGTACCCGGCAGAATTATAATTGTAGGGG from Oscillospiraceae bacterium includes the following:
- a CDS encoding uroporphyrinogen decarboxylase family protein, coding for MTENFKEHNREVKELWKAFYAGKPERIPMTIGASPRFFLLNPAYNTKRISFREYFNDPEIMWNIQLEFAKLTAFQIFFDHEMGVPENGWAVNVDFQNTFEAPWLGCGIRYPEDNVPATVPCLRDGNKYELLEKGVPDPFSGLMRTAKEYYEIFREKGEKGFVYEGAPVSVNRVMDGTDGPFTIACNLRGTGEFCVDLYEDTEYALQLMGLITEATIQRIKAWRKFEGLPEKSAGIWFADDSTALLSLECYKEFVLPFHKKLVSELSTKDTGNQIHLCGDASHLFKTYQDELGCTKFDTGFPVNHGELVKELGPEAVVYGGPRIQLLQNGTKEAVAAEVKRIIRQVKPLTKKFVLRDANNLAPLTPLENVKAMYDAVREYGRFE
- a CDS encoding uroporphyrinogen decarboxylase family protein, translating into MKNSRQKGLDIFNRKSNGEGVMWTGHPNTDTVPIFAKEWGIEPTREAIYEYLNDDCRWFMADGYYHHPEGKPMLDPSFGIDRAKTLSAPGCFAETETVAEVDRYPWPDVKYLEFGELYKTMDKYSDKLVFSGMWCCFFHNLCDFMGMENYFIAMYERPEVVEAITEHLVDFYIAANEKFFSGLGDRADVMFFGNDFGTQLDLFLSLEQFRRFLLPSFKRLIAVGKKYNKKVMLHSCGSIYRIIPDLIDAGVDALHPIQAKAAGMSAQDLSQYKNDLAFVGGIDAQSLFVNGTPEDIRNEVKRVRGLLGPNIIISPSHEEILPNVPAANILAMAEAAHKAE
- a CDS encoding DUF4340 domain-containing protein, producing the protein MKKKPILTVVLLAAVLILAGGGYYLLQRDANGTGVKTEEKTFSIGVSGYDQYNVANDIKKMTIQNGYGTFTFTPDPTVDGVEDKSWFLNDLDNVKSDAYAVNDIALAFYTVTASKRLEVPAAELANYGFDKPELTVTLDFADGSVITYSFGTSVALTNSESDYLSYVMRSGDDSVYLVENYYYEKAFISLKDVMKTELYPQLEDGVIIQELTFGGTGGDALKILNNTENYVDYRITEPFERTVDSTAISALMGELDIIKDDVTVEIAGTKSMPLSPDTLAMYGLQTPVRTLNFKYTVESTTVGSDGKPVTTKTDGQHTLRLGIVYGNCVYVTVDDVNAIYSVPYSALSAVYEASFDSLADRNIYTEKLINIDEIKFDTSFKTFDYKLVNSTEVNSVTLNGKSIDVSAIKSLYTTFASMAYSERVTDKPSAAPYMTVTVKLTTGGTDVIQIIPYNSRKYFVTVNGQGNMLISYELADDLMNALKATDKTSLG